A portion of the Sabethes cyaneus chromosome 3, idSabCyanKW18_F2, whole genome shotgun sequence genome contains these proteins:
- the LOC128743542 gene encoding putative neutral sphingomyelinase, with amino-acid sequence MALELSILTLNIWGIPFVSKDREVRVKAIGDVLASGNYDIVSLQEVWSDNDYQYLRKRVEGVLPFAHYFYSGVVGSGLAVFSKYSIVSTFFHAWSVNGYVHRIQHGDWFGGKGVGLAKILVNGQLVHVYAAHLHAEYDRKRDDYMSHRVIQAYDTAQFIESTRGTAVVQILAGDLNTEPGDLAYRVLQTTSKLTDSYDRKLYVSGQLGTNEIAKNSYTDPELARKNPQGKRIDYIMYRFADHYEGRLLEHRLPLQERIPGKDISYSDHEAVYAKIILKKASSSTIQNLIACSGHRQDHSDGSEQCDSDQDTILALRESIVICNESLKQLESHKRSYSLMAIAVIIVLLNTLELDAPYGLKMAYLLLRFLLCGFIIFFVFMATIWNVMEKHAILAGKLSMEIALKGLTETGGLTGYDGKLENAQ; translated from the exons ATGGCGCTTGAATTGAGCATTTTAACCCTGAATATATG GGGAATTCCGTTCGTATCGAAAGATCGTGAAGTGAGGGTAAAAGCAATAGGTGATGTACTGGCCAGCGGAAATTACGATATTGTTTCCCTGCAAGAGGTCTGGTCCGACAATGATTATCAGTATCTGAGAAAACGGGTTGAAGGCGTACTTCCATTTGCTCACTATTTTTACAG TGGCGTCGTTGGATCTGGATTGGCCGTGTTCTCGAAATATTCCATAGTGTCCACATTCTTCCATGCGTGGTCGGTCAACGGGTACGTTCATCGGATCCAGCATGGTGATTGGTTCGGTGGAAAGGGCGTTGGATTGGCCAAGATTCTCGTCAATGGTCAATTGGTCCATGTGTACGCTGCTCAT TTACATGCTGAATATGATCGCAAACGTGACGACTACATGTCGCACCGGGTTATTCAGGCTTATGACACTGCTCAATTTATCGAGAGTACGCGTGGAACGGCGGTGGTTCAGATCTTGGCCGGTGATCTGAACACCGAACCGGGTGATTTGGCCTATCGGGTACTCCAAACCACCTCCAAGCTGACGGATTCCTATGATAGAAAACTGTATGTCAGCGGCCAGCTTGGCACTAATGAGATAGCGAAAAACAGTTACACCGATCCAGAATTAGCTAGGAAAAATCCCCAAGGCAAACGGATCGACTACATTATGTATCGGTTTGCCGATCACTATGAGGGACGGCTGTTGGAGCATCGCCTTCCACTGCAGGAGCGCATTCCCGGTAAAGATATAAGCTATTCCGATCACGAGGCCGTGTATGCTAAAATTATCCTGAAGAAAGCCAGCTCGTCGACTATCCAGAATTTAATTGCATGTAGTGGACACCGACAGGACCACAGCGACGGATCAGAACAGTGCGATAGCGACCAAGACACAATTCTGGCACTGAGAGAAAGTATCGTCATTTGCAACGAAAGCTTGAAGCAGCTGGAATCTCACAAGCGTAGCTATTCACTAATGGCGATTGCAGTGATTATCGTTTTGCTCAATACACTGGAGTTAGATGCTCCCTACGGGCTGAAAATGGCCTATTTGCTGTTAAGATTTTTACTATGTGGATTTATTATATTCTTTGTATTTATGGCTACCATATGGAATGTTATGGAGAAACACGCTATACTGGCTGGGAAGTTATCGATGGAAATTGCACTCAAAGGGTTGACCGAAACCGGAGGATTAACCGGGTATGACGGAAAACTTGAGAATGCTCAGTAA
- the LOC128743555 gene encoding ejaculatory bulb-specific protein 3-like: MKIIVVALALVVLVAAQDDKYTTKYDNIDVNEILQSDRLFNNYFKCLMDEGVCTPEGNELKRVLPEALENNCAKCSEKQKETSSKVIKNLTENRPEQWKALKAKFDPENKYIEKYSDDADKDGIKL; the protein is encoded by the coding sequence ATGAAAATCATCGTCGTTGCTCTGGCTCTGGTAGTCCTCGTTGCTGCCCAGGACGACAAGTACACCACCAAGTACGATAACATCGATGTGAACGAGATCCTGCAGTCGGACCGTCTGTTCAACAACTACTTCAAGTGCCTGATGGATGAGGGCGTTTGCACCCCGGAAGGTAATGAGTTGAAGCGTGTTCTGCCGGAAGCCCTAGAGAACAACTGTGCCAAGTGCAGTGAAAAGCAGAAGGAAACCAGTAGTAAAGTCATCAAGAATCTAACCGAGAACCGACCGGAACAGTGGAAGGCCCTGAAGGCCAAGTTCGATCCGGAGAATAAATATATCGAGAAGTATTCCGATGATGCCGACAAGGATGGAATCAAGTTGTAG